aagtgtaataAGAACCCTTACATTACGGAAATCGAAAgacattttacttttttacaaaaaatgtgtgAATCTAAGAAAGATATTGTTTATATAAGTTATTTGGAATTAGGCtggtaatttttagaaataaaaattataatgttgTTTTtgatacagtgggagaaaatcccaaataaatcaaaaccaaaaaattaaattttctcacATTCTATGAAAAATTTCAGAGGTTTTATTTGCCTAGTAGATGCGCCCTTTAAGTGCAAAATTGAaagtatttaagtaattttttcgaaaaacgacTAATAAAGGAGTTATTGAAATTTCTTCCAGTTTCAACGtaatttttccactattttccagatttttaaattgtttttttgccattatttaggatttaaattaaattcttgtagCGTCCAGATGAGGATCAAAATTATCACGTCTCCAATCCACTCCaggcatttaaataatttttttttcacatatttaGGCTCATTTTTCTTATAAGCTTTTTTAAGGGacattttgtacattttatGCCTGGAATTTGacgtcattttttatttcttccaagagatttaattaactttttatattttccaggattttttCACTCCAGACATTCCAAGTGATTCTTatcacagatttttttttaaattttatttaacgaCTTGAATTAACTTTTCACATTCTTCAAGTTCTTCCATTGAAAACCTAGTTTTCCATGTTCAATTCAGGAGTGCCTTAACAGCTTCCCGCTTACATACATAGATGGCGCTGACTAACATGCCTGAAGTTAGAGACGTTACTTCCAGGgattagaattaattttttcctattttcttttatatataggttCATCCAACCGGTGAATGAACAGTTAAGCAAAGTATCAAcactaaatattatataatattttagtattgAGAAATATTGTGTAAAATTGGTGTTAGGGCAactatttataatttgaaaattgaaaactaATGCGTGCATAATTTTCTACGAATAATCCAAAAAACTAGTAAATGAACGATAGAAGTCAGTAAATAAACAGTTAATCACCAGTTAATGAACCAAGAATTTATTCTTACttttgatcttaaaaaaatgaaatattttaaatttaaactgcttacaagtaaaaataaaatacaaaaaacatatgATAGGtttacatattaataataaatgtcccTTCAATATTATGAGGTATAGGTGCAGGAatctttttacaattttgtctGAGTAATACCAAATTTGATCAGATGGGATCGGCCACTTCCACGTGTGACTTATGGTTCTATGAAGAACACTcaccttatattaattttttttaatagcgtGTATTATGCCTGGAAAATGTGAACCCTCATAGTTTACAACAACATATTTGCCTTGATGAAAAAGTAAGTCATTTACGTCAAAGTCTGTTTTGTCGTTGTTTAAAATTGACGTTGGCGGCtcttcaaaaaactttttattttcatttatttctccACTATTTCCTTTCTCACTTTCCTGGTCATTATTAGACTCATTTCTTTGCACTTGTTTTTCAcacgtttgtttttttttcgattttaattttagttgtaAAAGTGGCAGATCTTCATCCATACTAAAAGAGTCCTCGCTGCCATGCTCTTTTCTTTTAGACTGTcgcttggttttattttttgttgctcttttctttttcgttctctttctatttttcttttttggatcTCTTCTTCCTTTTGCTGTTTTTGTCTCTCCTGCTCTTGTTGAAATTCAATCCATTTCTTTGATGTTATAGCAAAAGGCATggggtttttttttgtttatgccTTTTTGCTTCAGATTCTTTCTTAGGCCAATGCAAATGATCTTTCCAAATACTTTCTacaatttgcctttttttaggAATCAGGGTTATGTgggacaaaattttaattttttctgtttttttaacttctattttattttctaaaactgctccaacttttttttcaataatttcaaagaCATTTTCTAAAACCAGTTTTAATATATCTTTACATACAATTACCCATCTTGTTTACTAGTTTGCAGTTTATTTGAGTAATTCGCGTTAttctctttatttatttatttcatcgAAAGAATTACCTTCTTGAGATTTAAATACTCCCATTTTATTATGAGCCGCTGTTTCAAAAATGATCTCGTGTTTTTTATCACTATTCccactttcatttaaaattgtcGATTCATGATCCCATGAAATTGGAGAGATGGCTGCAATACCTTCTGCAGTATCTTGAAATGGCTCTATTTCGTTTGGAATATCGTATAATATTCCATCAATTTCCATGGGCATATTATCTAAAAACGATTCAGTAAGAGGCTTATCGAAAGCGATTTCTTCATCAAGTTTTGGAATTTCGCTAGaaatttcataagaaattttGGCCTtacaaaatttccaaaaagaaTAGAGACGTCGTTAGGATCACTGGATACGTAATTCTCagcaaacattttattaaagtcattaattttattttcgtcaaaaaaacaattcatcactTTTATGGCTGACTTAAAATCGTCCAGGGTTAAAATGTTATCTTCAGCAGATTTTTTTGAGAAGAGTTCATTACGCCTTGTTGATATACACTTGTTATAATCAACAGCGTTGAGGTCTAATGGATAAAGACCGCATGTTTTAAAACCATTGGTTATGGTGTCAGGTTTGTTCGCCTTATCAAATGCTTCCTTGAATATTGGACAGAAGTTATACCGGGTTATAGCACTACTTGTTTTTTGCTTATAGAGTCTACAAGCTTCTTTCCATTGCACTTTGAGTGGTCGAAAGATGGAAACG
The genomic region above belongs to Anthonomus grandis grandis chromosome 18, icAntGran1.3, whole genome shotgun sequence and contains:
- the LOC126747018 gene encoding uncharacterized protein LOC126747018; translated protein: MMSEPCRIFNADETGIKTCTKSGIALAPKNYKHLYEIACGPEKESITVLCNYSASGVPAPPMVLFPYKRIPKDLAVTVPEGWAIGRSDSGWMTASTFYEYIVNVFYPWLISEKITFPIILFIDGHKSHYNLELYEFCIEKRLILYCLYPNATHILQPCDVSIFRPLKVQWKEACRLYKQKTSSAITRYNFCPIFKEAFDKANKPDTITNGFKTCGLYPLDLNAVDYNKCISTRRNELFSKKSAEDNILTLDDFKSAIKVMNCFFDENKINDFNKMFAENYVSSDPNDVSILFGNFVRPKFLMKFLAKFQNLMKKSLSISLLLNRF